One stretch of Tepidibacter hydrothermalis DNA includes these proteins:
- a CDS encoding energy-coupling factor transporter ATPase, giving the protein MSIVIKDLVYVYNPNSPFESKALDNVNLEINKGEIIGLIGHTGSGKSTLIQHLNGLLKPTSGNIIIDGVDITDPNISLTEIRKKVGVVFQYPEYQLFEETICKDIAFGPTNLKLSEKEIDDRVKESMELVGLDYNEFKDRSPFDLSGGQKRRVAIAGVIAMKPDILILDEPTAGLDPAGRDEILSQIKFLHEKYDITIIISSHSMEDMAKISDRILVMYKGKVDLMSTPREVFRKGKRLKEIGLGIPQVSELTIKLREKGFDIREDIITLEEAKEEILKCIRSKKK; this is encoded by the coding sequence GATAATGTGAACTTAGAAATAAATAAAGGTGAAATAATAGGATTGATAGGACATACAGGATCGGGGAAGTCTACTTTGATTCAACATTTAAATGGTTTATTAAAGCCAACTAGTGGAAATATAATAATAGATGGAGTAGATATAACTGACCCTAATATAAGCTTGACAGAAATTAGAAAAAAAGTTGGAGTTGTTTTTCAATATCCAGAGTATCAATTATTTGAAGAAACAATATGTAAAGATATAGCGTTTGGACCTACTAATTTAAAATTAAGTGAAAAAGAAATAGATGATAGAGTAAAAGAATCTATGGAACTTGTAGGACTTGATTATAATGAGTTTAAAGATAGATCCCCATTTGATTTATCAGGAGGTCAAAAAAGAAGAGTAGCAATAGCGGGTGTTATAGCTATGAAACCAGATATTTTAATATTAGATGAGCCAACTGCAGGGTTAGATCCAGCAGGTAGAGATGAAATTTTAAGCCAAATAAAGTTTTTACATGAAAAATATGATATTACAATAATAATATCTTCACATAGCATGGAAGATATGGCTAAAATATCAGATAGAATATTGGTTATGTATAAAGGTAAGGTTGATTTGATGTCTACTCCTAGAGAAGTCTTTAGAAAAGGGAAAAGACTTAAAGAAATAGGATTAGGAATACCACAAGTATCAGAACTTACTATAAAACTTAGGGAAAAAGGATTTGATATAAGAGAAGATATCATTACTTTAGAAGAAGCTAAGGAAGAAATACTAAAATGTATAAGGAGTAAAAAGAAATGA
- a CDS encoding energy-coupling factor transporter transmembrane component T family protein, with translation MIKDITIGQYYPTNSVVHKLDPRVKLISTFIFMSSLFIINQFYPYVLVLAFIISTLKLSKIPANYILKGLKPIMFIIVFTFAINIFMIPGNTVFEIGPLGISDEGLKQGSFMVIRLILLVVGTSLLTLSTSPIELTDGIEKLLNPFKKIGVPAHELAMMMTIALRFIPTLLDETDKIMKAQMGRGADFESKNIISRAKNLVPLLVPLFISAFRRADELAMAMEARCYRGGDNRTRMNQIRMSKKDYIAYSIVFIYITIIIITRMI, from the coding sequence ATGATAAAAGATATAACAATAGGTCAATATTATCCTACAAATTCTGTAGTACACAAATTAGATCCAAGAGTTAAATTAATATCTACATTTATATTTATGTCTTCTCTTTTTATAATAAATCAGTTTTATCCATATGTTTTAGTACTTGCTTTTATAATATCAACACTTAAACTATCTAAAATACCAGCTAATTATATATTAAAAGGACTAAAACCAATAATGTTTATAATTGTATTTACTTTTGCAATTAACATATTTATGATACCTGGTAATACCGTTTTTGAAATAGGGCCTTTAGGAATATCAGATGAAGGTTTAAAACAAGGAAGTTTTATGGTGATAAGACTTATATTATTGGTTGTAGGTACATCCTTGCTTACATTATCAACATCTCCAATAGAGCTAACTGATGGAATAGAAAAACTTTTAAATCCCTTTAAAAAAATAGGGGTGCCAGCACACGAACTTGCTATGATGATGACAATTGCATTAAGATTCATTCCTACTTTGTTAGATGAAACCGATAAGATAATGAAGGCTCAAATGGGAAGAGGAGCAGATTTTGAAAGTAAAAATATTATAAGTAGAGCTAAAAACTTAGTTCCGTTGCTAGTACCACTATTTATAAGCGCTTTTAGAAGAGCTGATGAACTTGCTATGGCTATGGAAGCTAGATGCTATAGAGGTGGAGATAATAGAACTAGGATGAATCAAATAAGAATGAGTAAAAAAGATTATATAGCTTATAGTATAGTATTTATCTATATAACAATAATAATAATAACTAGAATGATATAG
- the truA gene encoding tRNA pseudouridine(38-40) synthase TruA, with translation MRNIMITIEYKGTNYYGFQRQKDKLSVQGCLEDAIYKITNEKVNLIYSGRTDAGVHALGQVANFHTKIRIPIDKIPGAINSKLPEDISIVDAKEVSLDFHARYHAKRKRYRYVILNSKYKRPIYNDVSYFVKHNLDIDKMIEESKHLIGEHDFKGFMRTGSSVKTTVRTIYEVELKKEGNLIILEIEGNGFLYNMVRIIAGTLVDIGRGRIDLSLKDIIESKDRKKAGNTADSKGLFLEKVYY, from the coding sequence ATGCGTAACATAATGATAACAATAGAATATAAGGGAACTAACTATTATGGATTCCAAAGACAGAAGGATAAATTATCAGTACAAGGATGTCTGGAGGATGCTATATATAAGATAACTAATGAAAAAGTGAACTTGATATATTCTGGAAGAACTGATGCTGGGGTACATGCACTAGGTCAAGTTGCAAATTTCCATACTAAAATACGTATACCCATTGATAAAATACCTGGAGCTATTAATTCTAAGCTACCAGAGGATATAAGTATAGTAGATGCTAAAGAAGTTAGTCTTGATTTTCATGCGAGATATCATGCAAAGAGAAAGAGATATAGATACGTAATACTCAACTCCAAATATAAAAGACCTATTTATAATGATGTTTCATATTTTGTAAAACATAATTTAGATATAGATAAGATGATAGAAGAATCAAAACATCTAATAGGAGAGCATGATTTTAAAGGTTTTATGAGAACAGGATCTTCTGTAAAGACTACTGTTAGAACTATATATGAGGTAGAATTAAAAAAAGAAGGTAATCTAATAATATTAGAAATAGAAGGTAACGGATTTTTGTATAATATGGTCAGAATAATAGCTGGAACATTAGTAGATATAGGAAGAGGAAGAATAGATCTGAGCCTAAAAGATATAATAGAATCTAAGGATAGGAAAAAAGCTGGAAATACAGCAGATAGTAAAGGATTGTTTTTAGAAAAAGTGTATTATTAG
- the rplM gene encoding 50S ribosomal protein L13: MKSYIGKPSEVQRKWYIIDAEGKTLGRLSTEIAVLLRGKHKPTFTPHVDGGDFVVVVNAEKVKLTGKKLDQKLYRYHTGHVGGLVEIPYRRLLAEKPEEVIIHAVNGMLCKNKLRSNMMKRLRVFAGAEHTHAAQNPESLDI; this comes from the coding sequence ATGAAATCATATATTGGTAAGCCAAGTGAAGTTCAAAGAAAATGGTATATAATAGACGCTGAAGGAAAAACTTTAGGTCGTTTATCTACTGAAATTGCAGTATTATTAAGAGGTAAGCACAAGCCTACATTTACACCACACGTAGACGGTGGAGATTTCGTTGTAGTTGTTAATGCTGAGAAGGTTAAGTTAACTGGGAAGAAATTGGATCAAAAATTATACAGATATCATACAGGGCATGTTGGTGGATTAGTAGAAATCCCTTACAGAAGACTTTTAGCTGAAAAGCCAGAAGAAGTTATAATACATGCAGTAAATGGTATGTTATGTAAGAATAAATTAAGAAGCAATATGATGAAAAGATTAAGAGTATTTGCTGGCGCTGAGCATACTCATGCAGCTCAAAACCCAGAAAGCTTAGATATATAA
- the rpsI gene encoding 30S ribosomal protein S9, which produces MANVQYYGTGRRKHSVARVRLVAGEGNIVVNGKSLDEYFNYETLRREVKNPLVITETAGQYDVIVKVEGGGFTGQAGAVRHGISRALLKVDAELRSTLKTAGYLTRDPRMKERKKYGLKAARRAPQFSKR; this is translated from the coding sequence ATGGCAAACGTTCAATATTATGGAACAGGAAGAAGAAAACACTCAGTAGCTAGAGTTAGATTAGTAGCGGGTGAAGGAAATATAGTAGTTAATGGAAAGAGTTTAGATGAGTACTTTAACTATGAGACTTTAAGAAGAGAAGTTAAGAACCCACTAGTTATAACTGAAACTGCAGGACAGTATGATGTTATAGTAAAAGTTGAAGGTGGCGGATTTACAGGACAAGCGGGAGCAGTAAGACACGGAATATCAAGAGCTTTATTAAAGGTAGATGCAGAATTAAGATCTACTTTAAAAACAGCTGGATACTTAACTAGAGATCCAAGAATGAAAGAAAGAAAGAAATATGGATTAAAAGCTGCGAGAAGAGCTCCACAATTCTCAAAGAGATAA
- the cwlD gene encoding N-acetylmuramoyl-L-alanine amidase CwlD: MVIFLRKKYVMWTIALTMLLSIIYLTNYNISKTTINMPVTNKVIVIDAGHGGIDPGALGKKNTLEKDINLKIALKVRSLLEESGALVILTREKDESLYIEDGKKSIRQRYNENLRNRKQLIKESKADIFVSIHLNSFSDPKYYGAHVLYPKNDEYGKQLATFIQEEMKRVVDKSNNRKAKVRSDLYLFKENGVASTLIECGFLSNLKEENLLKKDEYQDKIAWAIYAGIQKYFNSLQ; encoded by the coding sequence ATGGTTATTTTTTTAAGAAAGAAATATGTAATGTGGACTATAGCGCTTACTATGCTATTGTCTATAATATATTTAACTAATTACAATATAAGTAAGACTACTATAAACATGCCTGTAACTAATAAAGTTATTGTAATTGACGCTGGACACGGTGGAATTGATCCAGGAGCATTAGGTAAAAAAAATACTCTAGAAAAAGATATAAACTTAAAAATAGCACTAAAGGTAAGATCCTTATTAGAAGAAAGCGGAGCACTGGTTATTTTAACAAGAGAAAAGGATGAGAGTTTATACATAGAAGATGGAAAGAAAAGCATTAGACAAAGATATAATGAGAACTTGAGAAATAGAAAGCAACTAATAAAAGAATCAAAAGCAGATATATTTGTATCTATACATTTAAATAGCTTCAGTGATCCTAAATACTATGGAGCACATGTATTATACCCAAAGAATGATGAATATGGAAAGCAGTTAGCTACTTTCATACAAGAAGAAATGAAAAGAGTTGTTGATAAAAGCAATAATAGGAAGGCAAAGGTAAGATCGGATTTGTATTTATTTAAAGAGAATGGGGTTGCATCAACACTCATTGAATGTGGATTTTTATCTAATTTAAAAGAGGAAAATCTTCTTAAAAAAGATGAATATCAAGATAAAATAGCATGGGCTATATATGCTGGAATACAAAAATATTTTAATTCTTTACAATAA
- a CDS encoding NupC/NupG family nucleoside CNT transporter, translating to MERFISFIGIFVLLGICYLISENRKRIDTKLVIMGIGIQVLFAFLILKTSLGRAIFEKLSGVVTILLDFTKDGSSFLFGGLVSNTDSFGFIFAFQVLPTIIFFSSLMSVLYHLGVMQFIIKYIAGFMAKLMGTSGAESLSAAANIFVGQTEAPLVIKPYIEKMTRSELNAIMIGGMATVAGGVMAGYVGMGVDAGHLIAASVMSAPAALVAAKIIVPESEEPVTRGSVEFEVEKVDANIIDAAARGASEGLQLALNVAGMLLAFVALIAMVNGSIQFLGNIIGIDGLTLESILGYICAPIAYIMGIPSQDIVAAGSLLGQKTVINEFVAYANLSGHIANGTLQPRTITILTYALCGFANFSSIAVQLGGIGGLAPKRRGEIAQLGIKALVGGTVAAFLTASIAGMII from the coding sequence ATGGAGAGGTTTATAAGTTTTATAGGAATATTTGTTCTTTTAGGAATATGCTACTTGATATCTGAGAATAGGAAAAGAATAGATACTAAATTAGTAATAATGGGGATCGGAATTCAGGTGTTATTTGCATTTTTAATATTAAAAACAAGTTTAGGAAGAGCTATTTTTGAAAAATTATCAGGGGTTGTAACGATTCTTTTAGATTTTACAAAAGATGGTTCTTCATTCTTATTTGGGGGATTAGTTAGTAATACAGATAGTTTTGGGTTTATATTTGCATTTCAAGTGTTGCCTACTATAATATTTTTTTCATCGCTTATGTCTGTGTTATATCATTTAGGAGTTATGCAGTTTATAATTAAATATATAGCTGGATTTATGGCAAAATTAATGGGTACATCAGGAGCCGAGTCATTATCAGCTGCTGCAAATATATTTGTAGGACAAACAGAAGCGCCTTTAGTTATAAAACCATATATAGAAAAAATGACAAGATCAGAGTTAAATGCAATAATGATAGGTGGAATGGCTACAGTTGCCGGTGGAGTTATGGCTGGATATGTAGGAATGGGAGTGGATGCAGGCCACTTAATAGCAGCATCTGTAATGTCAGCACCTGCAGCATTGGTAGCAGCTAAAATTATAGTTCCGGAAAGTGAGGAACCGGTTACAAGAGGAAGTGTAGAATTTGAAGTAGAAAAAGTGGATGCTAATATTATAGATGCTGCAGCAAGAGGAGCCTCAGAAGGATTGCAGCTTGCACTTAATGTTGCAGGTATGCTACTTGCATTTGTTGCTTTAATAGCTATGGTTAACGGCAGTATTCAGTTCTTAGGAAATATTATAGGAATAGATGGATTAACTTTAGAATCAATATTAGGTTATATATGTGCTCCAATTGCATATATAATGGGTATTCCATCTCAAGATATAGTTGCAGCTGGTTCATTATTAGGGCAAAAAACAGTTATAAATGAGTTTGTTGCTTACGCTAATTTATCTGGACATATAGCTAACGGGACACTTCAACCTAGAACTATCACTATATTGACGTATGCTCTTTGTGGATTTGCAAATTTTTCGTCTATAGCTGTACAATTAGGAGGAATTGGAGGGTTAGCACCTAAAAGAAGAGGAGAAATAGCTCAGTTAGGAATAAAGGCT